One genomic segment of Bacteroides caccae includes these proteins:
- a CDS encoding tetratricopeptide repeat protein: MGRKNSPSAKKELTEIIQRYEAAKAEKRQLYLDGDQLADIADWYATERKFNDAQEVINYGLQLHPGNTGLLIEQAFLYLDTQKLSKAKEVANSITETYDSEVKMLKAELLLNEGKLEEAQQLINTIEDTDDLASIIEIVYLYMDMGYPEAAKEWIDKGQDQYGEEEDFIVLQADYLGATQHMKEAIECFDKLIDIAPYNPSYWMGLAKCYFMSEDINKTIETCDFALAADDKYGEAYAYKAHSFFYLNNPDSAIENYEKAIEYKAIPPELGYMFMGMSYATKEDWEKTEECCNQVIRIFEENGDSGSILLIDTYTTKANAVAKMGRYKEAHQLCKKAKEINPDEGLIFLTEGKVYLEEDIEKKATQAFKKAAKTSTGPEMWYMIGTAYSEHNYMYEAKENYEKAYKINPKYEDLPERLSVISIMTDDLDGFLKYNKDCERPFREETIQQLLNGPDHRKEDEPILKEIMKRLKEEKENNKSN, encoded by the coding sequence ATGGGGAGAAAAAATTCACCAAGTGCAAAAAAAGAACTGACTGAAATCATCCAAAGATACGAAGCCGCCAAAGCAGAAAAACGACAACTATACCTGGATGGCGACCAGCTCGCTGATATTGCCGATTGGTATGCCACCGAACGCAAATTCAACGATGCACAGGAAGTCATTAATTACGGACTTCAACTGCACCCCGGCAACACTGGCTTACTGATAGAACAAGCCTTTCTTTATCTGGATACTCAAAAACTAAGTAAAGCCAAAGAAGTGGCAAACAGTATCACAGAAACATATGACTCCGAGGTAAAAATGCTGAAAGCAGAACTGTTACTGAATGAAGGCAAACTGGAAGAAGCACAACAACTGATAAATACAATCGAGGACACCGACGATCTGGCCTCAATCATCGAGATCGTTTATCTTTATATGGATATGGGATATCCGGAAGCCGCGAAAGAATGGATAGACAAGGGACAAGACCAATATGGCGAAGAAGAAGACTTTATCGTACTTCAGGCCGACTATCTGGGAGCAACGCAACACATGAAAGAAGCTATCGAGTGCTTTGACAAGTTGATTGACATCGCTCCTTATAACCCTTCTTACTGGATGGGACTGGCAAAATGCTATTTCATGAGCGAGGATATAAACAAAACTATCGAAACCTGTGATTTCGCACTGGCTGCCGATGATAAATACGGAGAAGCCTACGCTTACAAAGCACACAGTTTCTTCTACCTCAACAACCCCGACAGCGCTATCGAGAATTACGAAAAAGCCATTGAATACAAAGCCATCCCCCCCGAATTGGGGTATATGTTCATGGGGATGTCCTATGCTACCAAAGAAGATTGGGAAAAAACAGAAGAATGTTGTAACCAGGTTATCCGGATTTTTGAGGAAAACGGAGACAGCGGTTCGATTCTACTGATAGATACTTATACCACTAAAGCAAATGCCGTTGCCAAAATGGGAAGATATAAGGAAGCTCACCAGCTATGCAAGAAAGCAAAAGAAATCAATCCGGACGAAGGCCTTATCTTCCTGACGGAAGGGAAAGTATACCTAGAGGAAGATATAGAGAAAAAAGCAACCCAAGCATTTAAAAAAGCTGCAAAAACCAGTACCGGTCCGGAAATGTGGTACATGATCGGTACTGCTTATTCGGAACACAATTATATGTACGAGGCCAAAGAAAATTATGAGAAAGCCTACAAAATCAATCCGAAATATGAAGACCTGCCGGAAAGATTGAGTGTTATCAGTATCATGACCGATGACCTGGACGGTTTCCTCAAATACAATAAAGATTGCGAACGTCCATTCAGAGAAGAAACCATTCAGCAGTTGTTGAACGGTCCGGACCATAGAAAAGAGGATGAACCGATCTTAAAAGAAATTATGAAACGTCTTAAAGAAGAAAAAGAAAACAATAAATCAAATTAA
- the tpx gene encoding thiol peroxidase, giving the protein MATTNFKGQPVKLIGEFIQVGKVAPDFELVKTDLSSFSLKDLNGKNVILNIFPSLDTSVCATSVRKFNKMAAGLKDTVVLAISKDLPFAHGRFCTTEGIENVIPLSDFRFSDFDESYGVRMADGPLAGLLARAVVVIGKNGKVAYTELVPEITQEPDYDKALAAVK; this is encoded by the coding sequence ATGGCAACAACAAATTTCAAAGGACAACCGGTGAAACTGATCGGTGAATTTATACAAGTGGGTAAAGTAGCTCCCGATTTTGAGCTGGTAAAAACAGATTTATCTTCTTTCTCTCTGAAAGACTTGAATGGTAAAAATGTGATTTTGAATATTTTCCCAAGTTTGGACACAAGTGTATGCGCAACGTCGGTACGCAAATTTAATAAGATGGCTGCCGGATTGAAAGATACGGTTGTATTGGCTATTTCTAAAGATCTTCCTTTTGCTCACGGTCGTTTCTGCACGACGGAAGGTATTGAGAATGTAATTCCATTGTCAGACTTCCGTTTTTCGGATTTTGATGAAAGCTACGGTGTGCGTATGGCGGACGGGCCATTGGCCGGACTTTTGGCACGTGCAGTGGTGGTGATTGGCAAAAATGGAAAGGTAGCTTATACTGAACTTGTTCCGGAAATCACGCAAGAACCTGATTACGATAAGGCGCTGGCTGCTGTGAAATGA
- a CDS encoding FecR family protein yields the protein MQKKDTIQDKDNERDPLISYFRTLEKEVPEADIEKRWNALMQNVNREPVSKRHRYLRIYMLAAGVAALFAGIAWGTKIYMDHHSHSIDTAIALLEQCTTDTVQQVLLITHAQQRIEVDKGARISYSQEGEASVNEQQVESKPQKTEYNQLIVPKGKTSRLVLADGTSLYVNAGTKVVYPSVFEGKSREIYVDGEIFIDVKKDTEKPFIVKTSGFDIRVTGTAFNVDAYKAMREAEVVLVRGSIIVKDHANKETAVKPNELLKLSEGVANVKRSVNAEEYTAWTKGHFPLEGRDMSTILQRLSLYYGCEITCDPSIENFPLQGTIDLSVPLEKVLERISKIHPIGIRATANGYYLFINRNTNL from the coding sequence ATGCAGAAAAAAGACACTATACAAGATAAAGATAATGAACGTGATCCGTTGATTTCCTATTTCCGGACTTTGGAGAAAGAAGTACCCGAAGCGGATATAGAAAAACGCTGGAATGCTTTAATGCAAAATGTAAATCGCGAGCCTGTTTCCAAACGACACAGGTATTTGCGAATATATATGTTAGCGGCAGGGGTGGCTGCTTTATTTGCAGGTATCGCCTGGGGAACAAAAATATATATGGATCATCATTCACATTCCATAGATACTGCTATTGCATTATTGGAACAATGTACGACTGATACGGTGCAACAGGTGCTTCTTATCACTCATGCACAGCAACGGATAGAAGTGGATAAAGGCGCCCGTATCAGTTATTCGCAGGAAGGAGAGGCTTCGGTCAATGAGCAGCAGGTGGAAAGTAAACCGCAAAAGACGGAGTATAACCAATTGATTGTTCCTAAAGGGAAAACATCGCGGTTGGTACTGGCTGACGGGACTTCGCTGTATGTAAACGCTGGTACTAAGGTCGTATATCCTAGTGTGTTTGAGGGTAAATCCCGTGAAATCTATGTAGACGGCGAGATTTTCATTGATGTCAAGAAGGATACTGAAAAACCATTTATTGTGAAAACTTCCGGTTTTGATATCCGTGTGACGGGAACTGCTTTCAATGTCGATGCTTACAAAGCAATGCGTGAGGCAGAAGTGGTCTTGGTGCGTGGCTCTATCATAGTGAAAGATCATGCAAATAAGGAGACTGCCGTAAAACCGAACGAGTTGTTGAAATTATCCGAAGGGGTGGCTAATGTCAAACGTTCTGTTAATGCGGAAGAATATACGGCATGGACGAAAGGACACTTTCCTTTGGAAGGGCGTGATATGAGTACTATATTGCAACGACTTTCCCTCTATTATGGTTGTGAAATTACTTGTGATCCGTCTATCGAAAATTTCCCTTTACAAGGAACGATTGATTTAAGTGTGCCACTGGAAAAGGTTCTTGAAAGAATTTCAAAAATACACCCTATCGGTATCCGTGCAACTGCTAATGGATATTATTTGTTTATTAACCGAAATACTAATCTTTAA
- a CDS encoding glutamine--tRNA ligase/YqeY domain fusion protein: protein MTDIKNEEAGEKKSLNFIEQAVEKDLKEGKNGGKVQTRFPPEPNGYLHIGHAKAICLDFGIAEAHGGVCNLRFDDTNPTKEDVEYVEAIKEDIQWLGYQWGNEYYASDYFQQLWDFAIRLIQEGKAYIDEQTSEQIAQQKGTPTQPGVESPYRNRPIEESLELFKKMNSGEIEEGAMVLRAKIDMANPNMHFRDPIIYRVVKHPHHRTGTTWKAYPMYDFAHGQSDFFEGVTHSLCTLEFVVHRPLYDLFIDWLKEGKDLNDHRPRQTEFNKLNLSYTLMSKRNLLTLVKEGLVNGWDDPRMPTICGFRRRGYSPESIHKFIDKIGYTTYDALNDIALLESSVRDDLNSRAIRVSAVINPVKLIITNYPEGQVEELEAINNPEDPEAGSHLIEFSRELWMEREDFMEDAPKKYFRMTPGQEVRLKNAYIVKCTGCKKDENGIITEVYCEYDANTRSGMPDANRKVKGTLHWVSCNHCMQAEVRLYDRLWKVENPRDELAAIREAKNCDALEAMKDIINPDSLKVLPNCYIEKFAATLPPLSYLQFQRIGYFNIDKDSTPEKLIFNRTVGLKDTWGKINK from the coding sequence ATGACAGATATAAAAAACGAAGAAGCAGGTGAAAAGAAAAGCTTGAACTTTATTGAGCAAGCAGTAGAGAAAGATTTGAAAGAAGGTAAAAATGGAGGAAAAGTGCAGACGCGCTTCCCGCCCGAGCCTAACGGATACCTTCACATCGGTCATGCCAAAGCTATTTGCCTTGATTTTGGCATTGCAGAAGCACATGGAGGTGTATGTAACCTTCGTTTCGACGACACAAACCCTACCAAGGAAGATGTGGAATACGTAGAAGCTATCAAGGAAGATATCCAATGGTTAGGTTACCAATGGGGAAATGAGTATTATGCTTCCGACTACTTCCAGCAATTATGGGACTTCGCTATCCGCCTTATACAAGAAGGAAAAGCATATATCGATGAGCAGACTTCCGAACAGATTGCACAGCAAAAAGGAACTCCTACCCAACCGGGTGTGGAAAGTCCGTACCGGAATCGTCCTATCGAAGAAAGCCTCGAACTTTTCAAAAAGATGAATAGCGGTGAGATCGAAGAAGGCGCTATGGTGCTCCGTGCAAAGATTGACATGGCTAATCCCAATATGCACTTCCGCGATCCGATCATCTATCGTGTGGTAAAACACCCGCACCACCGCACAGGCACCACATGGAAAGCCTATCCGATGTACGACTTCGCCCACGGACAAAGTGACTTCTTCGAAGGAGTTACCCATTCCCTGTGTACGCTCGAGTTCGTTGTGCACCGCCCGCTTTACGATCTCTTTATCGACTGGTTGAAAGAAGGGAAAGACCTGAACGACCATCGTCCCCGTCAAACGGAATTCAATAAATTGAATCTTAGCTATACACTGATGAGTAAGCGTAACTTGCTGACACTGGTGAAAGAAGGCCTGGTAAACGGCTGGGATGATCCCCGTATGCCGACAATCTGCGGTTTCCGCCGTCGCGGTTATTCTCCCGAATCTATCCACAAATTTATTGATAAAATCGGATATACCACTTACGACGCGCTGAATGACATCGCTTTGCTCGAAAGTTCTGTAAGAGACGACCTGAACAGCCGTGCTATCCGTGTGTCCGCCGTTATCAATCCGGTGAAACTTATCATTACCAACTACCCGGAAGGACAGGTCGAGGAACTGGAAGCTATCAACAATCCGGAAGATCCGGAAGCAGGAAGTCACCTGATCGAATTTAGCCGTGAACTGTGGATGGAACGTGAAGACTTTATGGAAGATGCTCCCAAGAAATATTTCCGTATGACACCGGGACAGGAAGTGCGTCTCAAAAATGCCTATATCGTAAAATGTACAGGATGTAAAAAAGACGAGAACGGTATCATCACCGAAGTTTATTGTGAATACGATGCAAATACCCGTAGCGGTATGCCGGATGCCAACCGTAAGGTGAAAGGAACACTTCACTGGGTAAGCTGCAACCACTGTATGCAAGCGGAAGTACGTCTGTACGACCGTCTGTGGAAAGTAGAAAACCCGCGCGACGAACTGGCTGCTATCCGCGAGGCCAAAAACTGTGATGCATTGGAAGCAATGAAAGATATTATCAACCCCGATTCACTGAAAGTTCTTCCGAACTGCTACATAGAGAAGTTTGCAGCAACCCTGCCTCCACTCTCCTATTTGCAGTTCCAACGAATCGGTTACTTCAACATTGACAAAGATTCAACTCCGGAAAAACTGATATTCAACCGTACAGTGGGTTTAAAAGACACGTGGGGTAAGATCAATAAATAA
- a CDS encoding DedA family protein, with protein MESVAELLKWVLENLNYWVVTIFMAIESSFIPFPSEAVVPPAAWKAMADDSMNIFLVIVFATVGADIGALVNYYLARWLGRPIVYKFANSRLGHMCLIDEEKVHHAEEYFRKHGAASTFFGRLIPAVRQLISIPAGLAGMKLGPFLLYTTLGAGIWNTVLAVLGYLIYRFTDLKTTNDVYVMATKYSHEIGYVIIAVVILVVGFIAYKGLKKKKK; from the coding sequence ATGGAATCAGTAGCAGAACTTCTCAAATGGGTATTAGAAAACTTGAACTATTGGGTAGTCACAATCTTTATGGCTATCGAGAGCTCTTTTATTCCCTTTCCCTCTGAGGCCGTAGTGCCACCTGCCGCATGGAAAGCCATGGCAGACGACAGTATGAACATTTTTCTAGTCATTGTATTCGCAACTGTGGGAGCAGACATCGGTGCATTAGTCAATTATTACCTGGCCCGTTGGTTAGGGCGTCCCATTGTTTACAAATTTGCTAACAGCCGTTTGGGGCATATGTGTCTTATCGATGAAGAAAAAGTGCACCATGCCGAAGAATATTTCAGAAAACACGGTGCGGCCTCCACTTTCTTCGGACGTCTCATCCCTGCTGTACGTCAGCTTATCAGTATTCCTGCCGGATTGGCCGGCATGAAGTTAGGCCCTTTCCTACTTTATACAACGCTAGGCGCCGGAATATGGAATACGGTATTGGCCGTGCTCGGATATCTGATTTATCGGTTTACAGACCTCAAAACAACCAATGACGTTTATGTAATGGCAACCAAATATAGTCACGAAATCGGTTATGTCATTATAGCTGTTGTCATACTGGTTGTCGGATTCATCGCTTACAAAGGACTGAAAAAAAAGAAGAAATAA
- a CDS encoding HdeD family acid-resistance protein, whose protein sequence is METVFNEIQHSVKNWWASLLLGIVYIIVALWLMFAPLSSYVALSIVFSISMLISGILEILFAVSNRKGVPSWGWYIVGGIIDVILGIYLIAYPMVSMEVIPFIIAFWLMFRGFSSTGYSIDLKRYGTRDWGWYMAFGILAIICSLLILWQPAIGALYAVYMISFTFLIIGLFRVMLSFELKNLHKRK, encoded by the coding sequence ATGGAAACAGTATTCAATGAGATTCAACACTCAGTAAAAAATTGGTGGGCTTCTCTTCTCTTGGGAATCGTGTATATTATTGTAGCCCTCTGGCTGATGTTTGCACCTTTAAGCAGTTATGTAGCTCTAAGTATCGTATTCAGCATATCCATGTTGATAAGCGGTATCTTGGAAATCCTCTTTGCAGTCAGCAATCGAAAAGGTGTGCCAAGCTGGGGCTGGTATATCGTGGGAGGAATCATCGACGTTATTCTCGGCATCTACCTGATTGCCTATCCCATGGTCAGCATGGAAGTCATTCCGTTTATCATAGCCTTCTGGCTCATGTTCCGCGGCTTCTCCTCCACCGGTTACTCGATCGACCTGAAACGCTATGGTACTCGCGACTGGGGCTGGTACATGGCTTTCGGTATCCTTGCCATTATATGTTCCTTATTGATATTGTGGCAACCGGCCATAGGTGCACTCTACGCGGTCTATATGATTTCTTTCACTTTCCTCATTATCGGACTATTCCGTGTCATGCTTTCCTTTGAACTTAAGAATTTGCATAAAAGAAAATAA
- a CDS encoding DUF3078 domain-containing protein, which produces MNKIGILFFALSTMGIGTLSAQTADSTQTSPWTKEGFAGLKLTQVSLTNWAAGGDNSVAFDLQGTYQINYKKEKHLWTNRLELAYGLNKTGEDGTRKANDKIYLNTNYGYSIAKNWYASAFATFQTQFSPGYDYSVNKDVSISEFMAPGYLTTGLGFTYDPGKIFTVVLSPASWRGTFVLNDRLSDEGAYGVDPGKHLLSAFGANLKGEVKYEFLKNMTVYSRLDLYSDYLHKPLNIDVNWEVQVNMIINKWFSTTLTTNLMYDDDVKIAQKDGTKGSRVQFKEILGVGVQFNF; this is translated from the coding sequence ATGAACAAAATAGGAATTTTATTCTTTGCCCTGTCAACTATGGGCATTGGAACCCTTTCGGCTCAAACTGCCGATAGTACTCAAACTTCTCCCTGGACTAAAGAAGGATTTGCCGGACTGAAACTGACACAGGTTAGTCTGACCAACTGGGCTGCCGGAGGTGATAACTCTGTGGCCTTTGACTTGCAAGGTACATATCAGATTAATTACAAGAAAGAAAAACATTTATGGACCAATCGTCTGGAATTGGCATACGGACTTAATAAGACTGGGGAAGATGGTACGAGAAAAGCAAATGATAAGATTTATCTGAATACGAATTACGGTTATTCCATTGCCAAAAATTGGTATGCCAGTGCATTTGCGACATTCCAAACTCAATTCTCTCCGGGGTATGACTATTCGGTCAACAAAGATGTTTCAATCTCCGAATTTATGGCTCCCGGTTATTTGACTACCGGTTTGGGATTTACTTATGATCCGGGCAAGATATTTACAGTTGTACTATCTCCTGCTTCTTGGCGTGGCACCTTCGTACTAAACGACCGTCTCTCTGATGAGGGGGCTTATGGAGTAGATCCCGGTAAACATCTGCTATCAGCTTTTGGAGCAAACCTGAAGGGGGAGGTCAAATATGAATTTCTAAAGAATATGACCGTATATTCTCGTCTTGACTTATATTCCGACTATCTGCATAAACCTCTGAATATAGATGTGAATTGGGAAGTACAAGTAAATATGATTATCAATAAATGGTTCTCAACCACTCTGACTACCAATCTGATGTATGATGATGATGTGAAAATAGCTCAGAAAGACGGTACAAAAGGATCACGTGTACAATTCAAAGAGATATTGGGCGTGGGAGTGCAGTTTAATTTCTAA